TTTTGCGTTTGTGTATTATAATATAGCCttcagagcatctgtgtacaaagtttcattgagGCCATATATTATTTAGATTTGATTGCTGGTCCGTGAACGCACGTCTTCTTACgtacatttaatttagacgataggtcACCTGACGGTCGACAccttatatttggtttttttattttattatacaaccATAAGGGCACCTTGTTGAAAATTTCAGTTAGAAAACGGTGTAGATTTGGAGAATGAgcgaatttttattttgttttatacggTTTAGTTCAGTGATTGAGTtatttcaaactgaaaaatgtacttttacgCACGGACTACAAATAACCGATAACTTTTACAGTCTGGACGACAAAGTGACGCCAACTTCACGGTAGTGCACTTGACCCATTACTTTATCTGTAATTTGTTCATCCGTGACTTCAGTTTGTCCTACCACAACAGCTGATAGATTGTGTTTGATTTAACTTCGTGAATTTGACGTTAGGTTTGTTTGTGAATGTGATATTATATTCCTAGTCTGCTAGAAATAAGTGTTAATAGGGAGGTGTAGAGTATTTTCCTTCatgttaatgtaatttattcggggttttttatgtattttaatttcttgttcaATTTGAACCCTTATAACTGACAATTAAGCTTAATCATTGTCGTAAAGTTGAGATAGGTGAATAagaatttatattagttaaataataaaaaatatgattgtctttcagaacgtcagaaaatgtataaataatcttGAGATTACATTTCTAAAGAAATCACTTAAATACTACTGCTTGGGTGTGCGGCATTTGTCAGGAGACAAGTAAGTTGAAATTATGGCTACTTATCCTATTATATAACACTGTATGGCTATGATTAATTCTGAATATAATAATAGCCTACTCTCTTTAGTATTACAAGTGTTGATCCCCAGGCTATGGGGGTTAGTCCAGCATTTTCCAAAatcgattattttttattttgaaggtttTCCTGTTCCCAATAGTAAATATACCAAGGAAAATGTCCCTATTTCCCCTATTGTTCCTATTTCAAGAGGAAAATGCTtgaaaagttacaacaaaaagaaaaagtttaaatattgggAAGgctgacaataataaaaaaaaaaaaaacaattaaaaaggaACTAGTATTTGAATGGGCAGTTGACAGTATATATGCCTCCCCTGGCTATGAGTGCAGGATACGGACGATGCTGCCCCATGCTGATGGCAGCGtacaaaaaaaattcctcaaaatatttccattttgtataatataaaattctaaaagtcTGATCACTAGTGCTtgagaactaaaaatattacaaaaccacTTAATCATATTATTCTACATAGCAGGGTAATTGCCAATAATGGCTGCTTAATGCTaggtatattgtaaaaatacaaaaagaatttaaatttgcatCATTAAGTAAAAGGAAACAAAATCTGTTCTGTCCATTCTGACACAACAAGAAGTAATATACTTTTAAGTGCACTCACAATAGTAACGTTTAGGTTGAATATGCAGAAAAACATCACTCACTAGCACAGCAAAGGAGAATGACAATGACTATTTCTGTAAATGACTACACAGCCAAATCAAACCAATCAAGAAAAGCAACGTCAGGGCTGCAGATGTCATGAATGTTCAAACACAATCACAATTTAGTCTTTCTGAGAATAGATGTTTAAGTAGTGGGtccaacaacaacaacaatacttTATGTCTTATATTTGTAGTGGTAATTATCAGCTTCAATTAAAATCAGCTTGAGTTGGGTTAAAAAAATCCTTTGAGGACAgtcacaaaaaatgtttttttcattatcaCTCAGGTTTTTTATTATCAAGTTGCATTGGGGTAAGAAAaagaggaaacaggatttttccggacatttgccatcgttcagtgaaacaagaaatcagtaacaccatcTTGTTgatcacttaacgatggcaaatgtccggaaaaatcctgtttccttcacaatccttccattgtcaaaaataaccttcaaacaaagaagaaaaAGAGACTGGTGGTCAAAACGAGTGATTTGCagagatttacaaaataaatcataactTGAGTTATGTAAGTTAGAACgtgattattttattactaaacttgttataactaattttagttCAAGGTAAAtctcatttttaaatgtatttcagaaGTAATGAAGAATGTTACAACTTGGTCGTTGTCGGTGGGGGTATTGTGGGAATGGCGTCCGCCAGAGAACTGAAGCTGCGATATCCACATCTCTCGATTGCTGTTGTTGAGAAGGAATCTGAGCTAGCAGTGCATCAGAGTGGCCATAACAGTGGGGTTCTCCATGCAGGCATATACTACAAACCAGGGTCACTGCGGGCCAAACTGTGTGTGGAGGGGATGAAGCTTGCATATGACTTTTGTGATACATTTCGTATCCCTTACAAAAAAGTGGGAAAATTGATAGTGGCCACTAACCACTTAGAAGTTAACAGGCTGATGGATCTGTATGACAGAGGCATTAAAAATGGAGTACCTGACCTGAAACTGATTGAGGGCagcgaaataaaaaattacgagCCTTATTGTAAGGTGtgtataaaataagattatttttcttactgttaatggtaataagtttattttcaaatgagaaagttttttttaaagtaatttcaaaaaaatgttttgctttttattattgttaagagaaataaatacttaacaaaaatattataattctgaTGAACTAATCTTTGTTATATAGGGGGTGAAAGCTATTCACTCTCCACACACAGGGATTGTAGATTGGGCAGAAGTCACTCGGTTTTATGGCAAAGACTTTACAGCAAGAGGTGGAAAAGTGCATCTCAATTTCAAGGTCACAGGATTTCAAACAGTTGCAGAAGGAGATGGTGTTGAAAAAGATGCCTCCAGTTATCCTGTAAGGATATCTAGCAAAAACAAggtaatatgaattttattgttttacttttggaACTATTACAGGGTATCTTCAATAATAAACCACATATTAGACTATAACACTTTGTTTTTCAGCGGATTTCTATATTGTAACTTGAAAATAAAGATGAGTCTCTTGGTAGAGAAATGGTTTCTGAAACTGCATATTTCTTAACTTAAGTGTACCCTGATCATGAGAAAAATTCTTAAGCAATAGTGTATtgaaaactacattatttttcATCTCATCATTGACCCTAGCCAGTGTGCAGTTGGCAATGTGATTTATAGTCTCTACTCATGATAGAAAAGACCTAAAAGCTTTATGACTTGTTGGTCTAAAACATTCAAGAAATTgtttatcattattatcatatatgACATAAGTCTGTGTATGTGTTATTCGCTAGGAAATAAAGTCCCACCTTCTCTTCAATCATCAGATGGGGGCCACAAGATGCTGTTGGCTCTCCCCCACCCCCCACCATACTCTTTCTTTACTTTCACAATGCTGGGTGTTAAATTTACTACTTAAAACTTGAACATCATTGAGCTGTATGGTAAAATGATATTAGAAAGATTTACAGTAATTGGCTTGATACACTTTTACATGAGAACTAGCTGTTAGTTTTTAGGCAGATATTGCATACAAAATCAgtgtattacaattaattgtccTCATGCTATCACTTACCAAAAATGTCTATATAGCTTTACAGAACGTGAACCTCAGagttctgctttgtatccttggtggaagtaagtaggtttttaatggaaaagacatatacttccacattaaatttattaaaaaatcactttcgccggttaaggcatcatcagttttcAGAGCCCAACTGAAAACCTCATCATGAACCTCAGAGACCAAAACTATCCCAGTTtcaatgtttatgtatatatccAATATGACACAATTTGTGGAAAAATAAACTCTCCCACAAAAATCctaaacaagttgaaacttggtgcaaaaataaatcttataaatatcttagCTAAGATTGTTGGGcagatttgtataacattttgttctaaaaagggaggtattctaatttaaaaaaattcacaactctATTATTTATGGACTTAAAGAAAAAGAGAAAATTGTTTTGGAACGCATATCATATTTTACAAACCTTTATTCTGTGTCTCAAATGGTTTTCAGGATATTGATTATGTGAAATGCCATAATAACTTTTCACCCATCAAGAACTGATGAAAGAAATGTTGAAACAAGTTCAAAGTTGgcccaaaatacaaaaaataaatcttaccAATATGTTGGTGAAGTTAATTGGTCAGTTTGGTACGCCATTTTGTCCTAATATGGTGGTTGTTCACAATTCCTACTATTTATGAACCTAGGGAAAAAATTGCTCTTGTAGAAATATAGATTTGGAatcctgtatttataaaattaactatattaatatttcagctgTCCCAAAATATACCTACTTCATTCGACTGAACCAGAgagactatttttattttcaaagtattccATTCAGTAGcattattataacactttttatagaaaacatcatatacagggtgattcatgaagttctccccccacttctacagcacattttactagtaaaaataatgaaaaatgttatataaacataggtccgaaaacgcttcgttagcgagttacagctagcgaaagatttcgcctgaattcctgggtaaagagtaaaataaagccatactgaacttttggaaagttttaattaagtaagaaatatcgtggattcttatgtattttttacctgataaagctaataaaataggtttcagaactgtacctgtagtagtttttgagggactcagggttaaaatgcaaaaaatttgggcacgaaacaatgtttttttaagttagatgtacaataactttgttaaattggtaataaatacataaaatcaacaaacattaattatagataatttaattttgagaaaattgatataatcaaagtctaaaataaaacagaaataagtaccaaaaaatcgattttattcagtataatacattactagttttaagcaaaattaatcaggctgggccaaccgtacgcaactttttataatagatggttcgaaaatgaggccatcattatcaatacatttttgcagcacgtttgtgtattgcttttgttgcgtttcttaatttttcaggacttccctgtatctgcacagctgaatccataatacgggcagttaattcatcacgagaattcacttttgtcttgtatacaatgtctttcatccatcccccagatgcaataatccaatggagatagatctggtgatcttggtggccaagggtgaggccctccacgaccaatccagtgtccaggaaattgatgatttaagtaagcagaaacggcacgtgaaaagtggggaggtgctccgtcatgctggaagtacaaattttgtctcagatgtaaaggaacattctctaacagctgcggcaactcttcttgaaggaaatgcaaatagaactcagcatttaggcgtccaattaatatgaaaggtccaatcagccgattgtgcaaaaggccacaccagacattgacgctaaatcggttgttgaaagttctgttccactacctcatgtggattttcttctgcccatgagtgttcattgtgcaagttattgacaccatcccgagtgaattgtgcctcatccgtaaacaaaatacgcttgtggagttgattatttatattcaaaaagttgcaaaactccaagcgaagcggaccatcccctagctgtagatgttgaactttttgtttatgaaacggataaaatttgtttcgattaagtgacctccacaccgttgactgcgaaactcctatccgcctagaaatacgtcgtgtacttaaacctggactgcgatgaacagcattaataacaatatcatcatcaagttggacagctcgttcataattggttctagtacttggtagtgatcctgtttcccgaagagtacgaaaagttcctgaaattgttttggtatctggaatcctcttattagggtaacgtagttcatatttcttctacagcagctctagcattaccattacagtaacccaaaataaaaaccattcctctgatgtaaataagtaaggcattttttcgctgaataaacaatcgaattataactcacagaaaaaattgcatttaataacacgattcacagaacccgatctcactgctgtagcttgcaaaaacaccactaatacacagttctaacgtaacagtacagaataccattgttgatcagctgttattcgtgcgttaccaacttagaaattaataaaacaaaaaactgcaatttcgatgattagtaaacaataatgggaaaatgtttgcttcatttatttttcaaacatttgatgtaaatttttattaaaaaaaatacaacgtaataaaacatgattatttttatttacaaacaaatttatttaaacagttaatcttgttttttctcaatttatctcatcattaaggaacaaacattttgtttttgttttattttaactaaataccgtacggtatttctttacagctagtaatgtattatactgaataaaatcgattttttggtacttatttctgttttattttagactttgattatatcaattttctcagaattaaattctctacaattaatgtttgttgattttatgtatttattaccaatttaacaaagttattgtacatcaaacttaaaaaaacattgtttcgtgccccaattttttgcatttaaccctgaatccctcaaaacctactacaggtacagttctgaaacctattttattagctttatcaggtaaaaatacataagaaatccatgatatttcttacttaattaacctttccaaaagttcagtatggctttattttactctttacccaggaattcaggcgaaatctttcgctagctgtaactcgataacgaagcgttttcggacctatgtttatataacattttttcattattttta
This Homalodisca vitripennis isolate AUS2020 chromosome 3, UT_GWSS_2.1, whole genome shotgun sequence DNA region includes the following protein-coding sequences:
- the LOC124356826 gene encoding L-2-hydroxyglutarate dehydrogenase, mitochondrial-like translates to MIVFQNVRKCINNLEITFLKKSLKYYCLGVRHLSGDKSNEECYNLVVVGGGIVGMASARELKLRYPHLSIAVVEKESELAVHQSGHNSGVLHAGIYYKPGSLRAKLCVEGMKLAYDFCDTFRIPYKKVGKLIVATNHLEVNRLMDLYDRGIKNGVPDLKLIEGSEIKNYEPYCKGVKAIHSPHTGIVDWAEVTRFYGKDFTARGGKVHLNFKVTGFQTVAEGDGVEKDASSYPVRISSKNKSVRAGHVLTCGGLYSDILAEMSGADSEPRIVPFRGEYLLLNPAKQHMVKGNIYPVPDPRFPFLGVHFTPRMDGSIWLGPNAVLAFKREGYRWGDVDVKELMTSLKHKGLRRLAVKYLGYGSSEMIKSIFISLQARSLQKFIPEITAADIKRGPSGVRAQALGVDGSLIEDFVFDVRGRVLHCRNAPSPGATSSMAIAKMVADRLQDEFHLS